Within the Sporocytophaga myxococcoides DSM 11118 genome, the region ACTTGTCCCTTGTTGATTGTCAGGAAACCGCCTTTGGCATAGCCTTTCTTAGTTTGAAGCCTTATATTATTTCAATATACAAATGAAAGCAAATTTATTAAATTGCAGTCAGTAGTAAGATATCATTATAAAATAAATAACAAATTATAAACAACAATAAAAAGAGAACTGTATGAGAAAAATAATTTCATTTATGCATATATCACTTGATGGTTTTGTTGCAGGGCCGAACGGAGAAATGAACTGGATTAAAGTTAATGAAGAAATTTTTGATTATGTAGGAAAGCGCATAAAAGAAGGCGACACGGCATTATATGGACGCGTAACTTATCAGATGATGGAAAGTTATTGGCCAACCGCTGGTGACCAGCCAAATGCATCCAAACACGACATTGAACATTCACAGTGGTATAAAAAAGTTCACAAAGTTGTTTTATCAAAAACAATGAAAGGCGCTGATTTGACTAATACTACAATTATCAGCGACAACATTGCAAAAGAAATAAATAAAATAAAACAACAACCAGGTAGTGACATCTTGCTTTTCGGCAGCCCGACAGCAACACATGTACTTATTCAAGAAAACTTAATTGACGGCTACTGGCTATTTGTTAATCCTATTATCCTCGGACAAGGTATTCCACTGTTTACAGGCATCAAAGGCAAAGTAAAATTAAAATTATTGAATACTCATCAATTTGATATTGGAGTAACTGAACTGAATTACACAGTAGACAGATAATAAAAACGAACCGCTAATATCTGAATCGGCATCAATGGTATTAGAACAACTGTTCCAATCCTGTCTACCCTTCATCCCTTAAACCCCTGCTCAGATGAGAATCTCTGTACACTATTATGTTCTAATTTTATTGGTTATACTGTCGTAAAAATCCTTGAATTTGTCGTATCAAACCCTCTTAAGGGCATGTTTTTAATATCATCTTTGCTAAAGAAAAGTTATTATAAATAACGATTATAAAGTGGAGCAGCAGCCACATAAAAAAACGGGCGGCCCGAAAAGCCAAATGAGTAGGATCAACGCAAAAAGATTTATTAAAATGTCAGGAAACAAAGTATCATTACACAGAGTCATTAAAGCTTCTCCAGAAAAGGTATACCGAGCATTTACAGAAGCACTTGCAATTGCTGCATGGTTGCCTCCTTATGGTTTTCTTTGCACTGTACATGACATGAATGTGAAGGCAGGCGGTACATTCAGAATGTCGTTTCATAATTTTACTACGGGTAACGGACACTCTTTTGGTGGAGAATATGTGGAGGTTAAACCTAATGAGTTTCTTAAGTATACAGACAAATTTGAGGACCCTAACATGCCAGGCATTATGACTACCTCCGTTTGGCTTCAAAAGACATCTGTGGGTACAGAACTGAAAGTATTACAGGAAGGTATCCCCGATATCATTCCGGTGGAAATGTGTTACCTGGGCTGGCAAGAGTCCCTGGAAAAGCTAATTAAACTGGTTGAACCTCAAATACCTGATGCCTGATCAACTCAGACTTCTGATTATGTCGATTAACAGCCACCATAAAGTGGCTGTTTCTTTTACTTCTGCTGGTTTAAAGTAGATAAAAATCTTACCAAAAGGAATTCGTATTATATATTCGAAAGAGCGGTAAACTTAACTTAAATTTAAGCTCTTACCTTCCAAACTTCCAATTTTTCTGCTGCGCTTTTGAGTGGAATGTCCAAGCCAGGATTCTACTGATTTTCTGACCTTGAGACATATCAATAGTTTTCACCTCTGCACTATTTACTTTGTTCAGGATCTTATATAGAGTTGAAAGATTTTCTTTCTTGGAAACCAATGTGGTAAACCAAAGACATTGCATTGGGTAATTTGCACTTTCGTTAATCATTTGTGTTATGAAACTCAATTCTCCACCTTCACACCATAACTCGGCATTTTGCCCTCCAAAGTTTAAAATAGCTTTGTCTGGTTGTTTGGAGTTCAGTTTCAAATTAGTAATTTTTCGAAGTGCATTCTTTCTTGCTTCTTCAGCTGAATTATGAAAAGGTGGATTACAAATTGTGAGTGCAAATCTATCTTCAGCTGTAATGATATTTTTGAAAATAAAACGAGATTTAGGTTGTTGTTGCAGACTAATCGCATCTAACAATTGAGGATTATTCCTGATGATTTTTTCGCAATTCAGGAGGGCCATTTCATCTATATCTGTTCCAACAAAAGACCAATCATAAACGGCATTTCCTAATATTGGGTAAATACAATTGGCTCCAACGCCAATATCTAAAACTTGAACATTTTTGCCTTGTGGAATAATTTCGTTGTTATTGGAAGCTAATAAGTCCGCAATGTAATGAATGTAATCTACTCTGCCCGGAATTGGAGGACAAAGATAGTTTTCCGGAATATCCCAATATTTAATGTCATAACAGGCAATTAACAATGCTTTATTGAGTGCTTTTACAGCTTTAGGATTACTAAAATCAACGGTTTCAATAGAATGTTCATTGATCATTACAAAATTTTGAAGCTCAGGATAAACAGCGATTAACTCTTCAAAATTATACCCCAATCGATGTTTATTTCTGGGATGTAAATTATTTTTTTCGACAGTCGGTCTAGGTTTCATTTCTTGCATTCAGATTACAAAGATAGTTGTAAAAAATGGAATGGAGTAACATAGCTCTTGCTGAAAGAAGCAGCAATTGGAGCCAGAGCAACAAAATATTTAAAAAATGCTCTTGCTGGTGCTCAAACTGTTGCTGATTCTCTGCTTGCTCCCAATCTATCAACTCAATAACAAAGAAAAACTTATTCTATTTCATTGCATCGTTAAATCTTTATTAAGACCACACTCCCAATCTCCATATAATCATCTATTCCAACATATAAGCCTTTCCTGCTTCTTTTTGATAACTCAACCTATAAATGTAACCGCCCAATAGTATCAGACATAACATTATTTAATGCCAACCATCATTACAGCTTCCCTAATAAAAAATAGAACAATTAATAAAATATTTTAAAATATTTATTAATTATTTGAAATATTCTGATATTGTGACTCTTACAGTCATTTAAACAACAGCTATTTAAGTTTTCAACACAGCTTGTGGCCTAATATTCTTATGAATATTTCAGCTGCAACAATCATTCATTTATATACTATAATATTTAAATCATGGCAACTTTACAAAGAACATTTAAGTATGAAGGTGATTCATCGGCTACAGTTTTAAGCGAAGTTAATCTCAGCTTTCAAATTCCGACTTTCGAATTCAATACATTTTTAAGGGATGGAAGGCCTTTTCCCCAAAGGAATACTGTTGGTAAAGAGGTAAAGGTTATAAATAAGAAGCTAAAAGATGATAGTTATGACATTGCTTTCCCAAACGAATTGCTCATTGGTACTAGCCCAAATTCAGTAAAACTCTTTTATGAATACTTAGGTACCATTGGTTTTGTAAACAATGACCTCCATCTTCTTGATGCTCTTTCTGCAGAGATTGCTCTTGAGATCAATGGCAATAAAGGGAATCTCTTTGGACAAACTCAGATGGGGGCACTTTACAGTCTATCTACCGCTTCGGAGAAGTATAAGGAAATCATGGATCGGAAAGCGGGACTTAACTCGGGAGTTGTTGTCAATGAAAGTGCAGCAGAAAAATTAGAACTTGACTTGATTGACTATATAAGAAAGAATGTCTTTGTTATAAATAAAGATTCCTTTTTAAAAGCAGCAATTCAATTTAGATCGGTAGAACCAAGATTTAATGAATATGCTTTACTTTTTATCATCGCCCATTTAACGGACGTATCATCTGGCAAACCAAAAATAAAAATTGTTCTCGATGAACTTATACCTTTTCTGAAAACGAACTTTGGTATTGGCAGAAACGAATCCATCGCTACAATTAAAGATATAATTACAGACGACTTATATGATTTCCCTGTTACTGTTCCCGAAATAACCTCTGCTGAAGTCAAAGGAACATTCAAAATTATTACGTCTGACAATTCATCTGTTTCAGCTAAGGATTTTAATTTTTTTAATTTATCTCTTGAGTATTTAATACAGGACTCAGGTCTCAACGTTCATCCCCAGTCCATCAGTTTTGATTGGACAAGTGCTCAGCCAACCGGGAACAATGAAGTTCCTTTCACATTCGAAACAATCATAACCAATTTCATAAGCGGCCCACTAAGCATAAGAGTCAAATGCTATGATGGGTCTATCGCGTGGGAAAATCAATATGAAACCACAAATCCTGAACTCCAAAATTTACTCATTGAAGTTCCCCTTACCAAACCTCTTGTCATAACTACTGGCGACGAACCCACTCCATCTGGTGGGAATAAAAAATTAACAGGTAAAGTGCTTGAAATGTCTGGCCTTTGCAAGTTAAAAGATCTCACCATAGTGATACAGGCGAAAAAAACAGGAGATACCATATGGAGAATTGTAGGTTCGGCTGCAACAGACAGTTCCGGAAATTTTTCATTACCTTATCCATATGGGAATTACATATCTGCTCAGGCATTAGTCTCATTGACACCAAATAGTCCGGCAGATATCAACGTTTATTCCGATGCAGAGCATGTTTCAAAGAATGAAACTATCTCTGATGATTTTCTTTACTTATTGTTGCAGGATGCTAATTGCGAGACAAATGAGGAGGAAAAGGATGATTGCGCATGTCATGATGTAAAAAAATCCAACCGGCTTCCTGGTCAGGAAGACCTGATACAATCTGATTCTTATACTCAGGATATAGGTGGATCATGTGTCAATCTTTCTACACCCAATAGGACGATTAATGAGTATTCTCAATTGGCGATCGTCAGAACATCCGATCCTGATGTCGCCAATTACACTCTTGCAAGCGATGGAAAAGGCAACTTCAGGTTGGAAGGAGGTCTGACTAAAATTGTCCGTAAACCGATTGATCTAAGCAACCCTATTTACTGGCAGGATGCACCTGATGCCCATGCGAATCTTTCCCTTTATCAGGCAGTCACCGTAGCAACCGGGCATATCCTTCATTACAACATTGTGACTAAAGCAGACGGCTACTCCATGGGAGAATTATTGTATTCCTTGCCGCTTGCGCCAGGTCAAAAAAAGGAGATCGTCATATTTGAACAAAGTCATACCTTAACTGGAAGCGAATCTCAAACTGTGTCTCAACGTGAATCATTGACTTCTTCTCTTGTCAATGACAGAAGCATTACTGACACCATCGCGGGGAACCTAAGTGAATCCATGAGAGGGAGTAGTTCTGCCACCACTTCAGGAGTAAGTGCTGGGTTTGGTCTTGCAGGTATTATTCAGGGAATAGGTGGTGCATTTGGTGTATCGGGAGGAGTTGCCAATTCGCACTCTACTGCTTCTCAAAACAGTTCCCGATCCCTATCAGAATATTTTAATGAACAATTCAAAAATGCAATAAATCAGAATGCACAAAGTTACCGTGAGTTGAATGCCTCCGTGATATCGACAGTGAAGGAAGGGCAAAATTATGGAGTGACCACAGAAGTGATTGCCAACCACAATCATTGTCATTCCCTTACTATGATGTATTTTGAGGTACTGAGACACTACGCGATTTACCAAGAACTTACCTTTGTAGAAGAATGTCTTTTTATTCCTTTGTTAATGACAAATTTCACGAGGGAAAATGTCTTCAAATGGCGTGATGTGTTGGCAAGCCATTTATTACCTATGCCTTCTGAAACTTATCTTCAACCATTCACTCTTGTAGGAATTGGTCGCCAGCATCCTTTGCTGAGAGCTTTTGACGCCATTGACCGGATAAAAACCAATTATGAAAATGTGGACTTTCCCGATGGTGCGTATGATGATGAGGTCATTACTTTCATTACCGGCGAAATATATATACAAACCAATCTGCCTCGTCCAAAATCAAAATATGACAGGATAAAATCATGGCCAATTGAGAAAAAATCTGTTTGGTCTTGGTCAGCTGCATTAATCGGTGGTATTCTTGGAGGGCCTCTTGGTGCAATTGTTGGAGGTTACTTAAATTCAGATGGAAGCCTAAAACCAGACGCATACAGTGTGATCGACGATTACATTTCTGTAGATGCAAATTTTGCGACCGTTCCTCCTGCCCAATGTATCCGAATCAAAAAGATTGATCAGAATTTCTTTGAAGAAGGAGGCTTTGATAAAGCACAATGGGATGCCTATGCAAAATTGCTTAACAAGAGCACCTTCGATATGCTTGCTTATTATTTTAAAGATAGATTGATCTCCGAATGGGATAGCATCTTCTACAATGACATAGCACCTCTTATTTTTGAAAAAATAGCCGGCAACCTGAGTCTCGGTAGTTTTTCAGCGGTAGATTTCTCAACGGAGACCAAATACAAAGGGGGAAATACTCAAATGCGAATTAATCTTAGAGGCAGTGGATCCAATAAGAAGAGGAATGAGATTTCCCAATTACAAATCAGTTTTTATAATGCAGCAAGTCTTACAAATGATCTTGTTACATTAATTATTAAAAATGTAACAGTCCGGTACTCTACCCCGCATTATAACGGTATTCTATACAGCGGCTTTGTTGGGGATGACTTGGTTGATGGAAGTACATTATATACTCCGGAAAACGCTAATGAAAAACGCAATCCTAAAAAAGAAGATGAGTACATGGCACAAAAGCTAATTGTACACCTCAACAGCAATCTTGAATATTATAACAAAGTGTTGTGGCGAGCACTTGATCCGGATAGGCGATATATGCTTTTGGACGGTTTCAGTATCGAAACATATAATGATTTCGGACTTCCTGTAGGGTACAGAAGTTTAGCTTCCGTAGTAAAAAATGAACTGATTGGCATTTCAGGAAACTCATTGATTATGCCAGTAGCACCTGGATACAAAATAGACAGGACATTTGTGGTAGAGCAGCCTATAGAAGGGCCGGCAGTCGAAATAGATCTGCTTGAACATTATAAGCCCCTTACTCCTATCCCTCCTTACCGCATAAGTATTCCAAGCAAAGGAGTCTTTGCAGAAGCAGTACAAGGAGCTTGTGATGCCTGTGAAAAAGTAAAGGAAAATTCCTCTCAAGATTGGAATGTATTCAAAACGGATGAACCAACTCCTATCAATCCTGTTACTGTTCCTGTACCAACTGTGACAGATTGGAGGGCGGCATTTAAGGATTTTGCCACTCCTATCGTCAATATCCAGAATGCACCGGCAACTCCAACACCGGGTGCAGGTCTGGCGGGCATTTCTGATCTACTCGGCAAAAGTGACGTGTTTAAGGACATTACCGGTCTGGATCAGAACCAGAAGAATGCTATGCAGACTTACCTATCCAACCAACAGAATGCAAAAGACTTCGCACAAATGGCTAAAGAAATTTATACCATCGGCCATAATACAGAACATTCAGACAAGATCGCTGACTCAATCAGGAACTCACCTGAGCTGACAAAAGAGGAGAAAGCGAAACTATTAAAAGACCATTTCGGACAAATGGTAGATGGAGGTCAGACCAAAAAGGCAGAACAGGAAAATACACAGAACACAAAGCCATCCCTTACAGATGCCGCAGTAAAAGCAGCAGACCAGGGAAAGCCAGTAAAGGCGACGAGTATCGATAGTGAGGGAAAATCTGAATCCGTAGAGATTGGAGCAGGAAACACACAAAATTACAGAGTGCCAGGGCCAAAAGTTCCTCTCATACTTCAAGGTGATAAGACAGAAGCATGTTGGGCTGCCGCAGCGACTATGATGAAAAGCTGGAAAGATGGTAAAACGTATTCAATACAGGAAATCTTATCAATGGTACCTGACGAATATCTTTCCAAATACAATAACAACCAACCATTGCTGGCAAGTGAAAAGAAAGCATTTATTGAACCTCTTGGAATGATAGGCGAGCCGCCAGCAAACTATACATTCAATACCTATTTGGACTGGATGAAAACCTATGGCCCACTCTGGATTACGGTTGACAGTGATGCCACTTCGAATCTTTCCCCTCATGCTAAAATCCTTATAGGATATGATGGAGATGGTACAGAAGAAAACAGCCAGCTAGTCTTTTTAGACCCAGCCGTAAATGGAGAACAGAAAGAATCCTTCTCTGATTTTCTGAGTCAATATCAGGCTATGGTGACAGATAATCCTTCTGGCAATTTATTTATTCAGATTGTTCATTTTAAAGATGCCA harbors:
- a CDS encoding SRPBCC family protein, which produces MSGNKVSLHRVIKASPEKVYRAFTEALAIAAWLPPYGFLCTVHDMNVKAGGTFRMSFHNFTTGNGHSFGGEYVEVKPNEFLKYTDKFEDPNMPGIMTTSVWLQKTSVGTELKVLQEGIPDIIPVEMCYLGWQESLEKLIKLVEPQIPDA
- the rlmF gene encoding 23S rRNA (adenine(1618)-N(6))-methyltransferase RlmF, giving the protein MKPRPTVEKNNLHPRNKHRLGYNFEELIAVYPELQNFVMINEHSIETVDFSNPKAVKALNKALLIACYDIKYWDIPENYLCPPIPGRVDYIHYIADLLASNNNEIIPQGKNVQVLDIGVGANCIYPILGNAVYDWSFVGTDIDEMALLNCEKIIRNNPQLLDAISLQQQPKSRFIFKNIITAEDRFALTICNPPFHNSAEEARKNALRKITNLKLNSKQPDKAILNFGGQNAELWCEGGELSFITQMINESANYPMQCLWFTTLVSKKENLSTLYKILNKVNSAEVKTIDMSQGQKISRILAWTFHSKAQQKNWKFGR
- a CDS encoding dihydrofolate reductase family protein, translating into MRKIISFMHISLDGFVAGPNGEMNWIKVNEEIFDYVGKRIKEGDTALYGRVTYQMMESYWPTAGDQPNASKHDIEHSQWYKKVHKVVLSKTMKGADLTNTTIISDNIAKEINKIKQQPGSDILLFGSPTATHVLIQENLIDGYWLFVNPIILGQGIPLFTGIKGKVKLKLLNTHQFDIGVTELNYTVDR
- a CDS encoding papain-like cysteine protease family protein; translation: MATLQRTFKYEGDSSATVLSEVNLSFQIPTFEFNTFLRDGRPFPQRNTVGKEVKVINKKLKDDSYDIAFPNELLIGTSPNSVKLFYEYLGTIGFVNNDLHLLDALSAEIALEINGNKGNLFGQTQMGALYSLSTASEKYKEIMDRKAGLNSGVVVNESAAEKLELDLIDYIRKNVFVINKDSFLKAAIQFRSVEPRFNEYALLFIIAHLTDVSSGKPKIKIVLDELIPFLKTNFGIGRNESIATIKDIITDDLYDFPVTVPEITSAEVKGTFKIITSDNSSVSAKDFNFFNLSLEYLIQDSGLNVHPQSISFDWTSAQPTGNNEVPFTFETIITNFISGPLSIRVKCYDGSIAWENQYETTNPELQNLLIEVPLTKPLVITTGDEPTPSGGNKKLTGKVLEMSGLCKLKDLTIVIQAKKTGDTIWRIVGSAATDSSGNFSLPYPYGNYISAQALVSLTPNSPADINVYSDAEHVSKNETISDDFLYLLLQDANCETNEEEKDDCACHDVKKSNRLPGQEDLIQSDSYTQDIGGSCVNLSTPNRTINEYSQLAIVRTSDPDVANYTLASDGKGNFRLEGGLTKIVRKPIDLSNPIYWQDAPDAHANLSLYQAVTVATGHILHYNIVTKADGYSMGELLYSLPLAPGQKKEIVIFEQSHTLTGSESQTVSQRESLTSSLVNDRSITDTIAGNLSESMRGSSSATTSGVSAGFGLAGIIQGIGGAFGVSGGVANSHSTASQNSSRSLSEYFNEQFKNAINQNAQSYRELNASVISTVKEGQNYGVTTEVIANHNHCHSLTMMYFEVLRHYAIYQELTFVEECLFIPLLMTNFTRENVFKWRDVLASHLLPMPSETYLQPFTLVGIGRQHPLLRAFDAIDRIKTNYENVDFPDGAYDDEVITFITGEIYIQTNLPRPKSKYDRIKSWPIEKKSVWSWSAALIGGILGGPLGAIVGGYLNSDGSLKPDAYSVIDDYISVDANFATVPPAQCIRIKKIDQNFFEEGGFDKAQWDAYAKLLNKSTFDMLAYYFKDRLISEWDSIFYNDIAPLIFEKIAGNLSLGSFSAVDFSTETKYKGGNTQMRINLRGSGSNKKRNEISQLQISFYNAASLTNDLVTLIIKNVTVRYSTPHYNGILYSGFVGDDLVDGSTLYTPENANEKRNPKKEDEYMAQKLIVHLNSNLEYYNKVLWRALDPDRRYMLLDGFSIETYNDFGLPVGYRSLASVVKNELIGISGNSLIMPVAPGYKIDRTFVVEQPIEGPAVEIDLLEHYKPLTPIPPYRISIPSKGVFAEAVQGACDACEKVKENSSQDWNVFKTDEPTPINPVTVPVPTVTDWRAAFKDFATPIVNIQNAPATPTPGAGLAGISDLLGKSDVFKDITGLDQNQKNAMQTYLSNQQNAKDFAQMAKEIYTIGHNTEHSDKIADSIRNSPELTKEEKAKLLKDHFGQMVDGGQTKKAEQENTQNTKPSLTDAAVKAADQGKPVKATSIDSEGKSESVEIGAGNTQNYRVPGPKVPLILQGDKTEACWAAAATMMKSWKDGKTYSIQEILSMVPDEYLSKYNNNQPLLASEKKAFIEPLGMIGEPPANYTFNTYLDWMKTYGPLWITVDSDATSNLSPHAKILIGYDGDGTEENSQLVFLDPAVNGEQKESFSDFLSQYQAMVTDNPSGNLFIQIVHFKDAILGEGKNSGTDAAQTFATLKSLAKTSCEKQIIDAVSGLAWINQNYSADRGKPIDHAGFLVGMALMYGRFYALISKNERFATAMSKAPVANDTNDALNQLDLEFTTGRNGKPGLGITDHAAGAPTLRKVFTLLFGLGMQESEGQFSAGLNLDPGESAATKTSEASEAGFFQMSRSIGVGNTTARFKDIHDLNEIFTELQSRGSMLDIFKVGNNRIANPSPHRASNESANAEGVKFQKLIFTNPAFSVVLAALAIRMNRQHWGPINNRTLKITKDCYDMFQSIEAIMDANNCSAEIGFVRTSWSKVLTGVPEISATDLAIGKDFLWLVGSTILDNNVKLYSVDKKAPFGTAPIFDGAKKVLIDRTREPWLIDSNNIIFHVENDMFKKFPGLSITATDVSIDDNGNIWIIKDQNGDANGFEIVRFNVSNSSTDPIAGRAIKIFMASNNTPWVINKPGDLFSFDGTSWSQETTPEKVSSLAIGQNDETWIIGATPANADNFAIYKLHSTGDWISYDGAGIDIALDNITELPYVVRKSGDILKML